In Miscanthus floridulus cultivar M001 chromosome 5, ASM1932011v1, whole genome shotgun sequence, one genomic interval encodes:
- the LOC136451607 gene encoding gallate 1-beta-glucosyltransferase 84A24-like: MTTLRSRRRERAPSTPHTAMSAREETAPAAAAAAPPHVVLVCFPSQGHLNPTLRLAKRLAAKGLLVTCCTTSSIGACLAAASSSGVVSTGGDGVRVGSGRIRFEFLDDHGNEKDDLMRYFETSAPAAFVELLGRQSEAGRPVTYVVGNPFLPWVVDVAAEAGVPAAVLWVQSCAVLSLYYHYARGLVEFPPEDDIDARVALPGLPPLSVADVPSFLLPSNPYKMIADAILGQFRNVDKAAWVFVNSFTELERDVLAALPGVTPRPPQLIPVGPLIELEEDGAAVRGDLIKAADDDCVGWLDAQPPRSVVYASLGSLVVLSAEEVAEMAHGLASTGRPFLWVVRPDTRPLLPEGFLDTVAGCGMVVPWSPQERVLAHAATACFLTHCGWNSTLETVAAGVPVVAFPQWGDQCTDAKFLVDELRMGVRLRAPLRREALREAVDAAVAGPEADAMLSRARSWSAVARGAVAPGGSSDRHVQAFVDEVVQRACGRQPDEVTMMSG; this comes from the coding sequence ATGACAACTCTCAGAAGTAGGCGAAGAGAACGAGCTCCTAGCACACCGCACACGGCCATGAGCGCTCGAGAAGAGACAgcgcccgccgccgcggcggccgcaCCGCCCCACGTAGTCCTCGTCTGCTTCCCGAGCCAGGGCCACCTGAACCCTACGCTCCGCCTCGCCAAGCGCCTCGCGGCCAAGGGCCTCCTCGTCACCTGCTGCACAACCTCCAGCATCGGCGCCTGCCTCGCGGCCGCCTCCTCATCGGGGGTCGTGTCGACCGGCGGCGATGGCGTGCGCGTGGGCAGCGGCCGCATCCGGTTCGAGTTCCTGGACGACCACGGTAACGAGAAGGACGACCTCATGCGGTACTTCGAGACGTCCGCGCCGGCAGCGTTCGTCGAGCTGCTCGGACGCCAGTCCGAGGCGGGGCGGCCAGTGACGTACGTCGTCGGCAACCCGTTCCTTCCGTGGGTGGTCGACGTCGCGGCCGAGGCGGGCGTCCCCGCCGCGGTGCTGTGGGTGCAGTCGTGCGCGGTGCTCTCGCTCTACTACCACTACGCGCGCGGGCTGGTGGAGTTCCCGCCCGAGGATGACATCGACGCGCGGGTCGCGCTCCCGGGCCTCCCGCCGCTGTCCGTCGCCGATGTGCCGTCGTTCCTGCTCCCGTCGAACCCGTACAAGATGATCGCCGACGCGATACTGGGCCAGTTCCGCAACGTGGACAAGGCGGCGTGGGTGTTCGTCAACTCCTTCACGGAGCTCGAGCGCGACGTGCTCGCCGCGCTCCCGGGCGTCACGCCGCGCCCGCCGCAGCTGATCCCCGTGGGCCCGCTCATCGAGCTCGAGGAGGACGGCGCCGCGGTGCGGGGTGACCTGATCAAGGCCGCGGACGACGACTGCGTGGGGTGGCTGGACGCGCAGCCGCCGCGCTCCGTCGTGTACGCGTCGTTGGGCAGCCTCGTGGTCCTGTCAGCCGAGGAAGTCGCCGAGATGGCGCACGGGCTCGCGTCCACCGGCCGGCCCTTCCTGTGGGTGGTGCGGCCGGATACCCGCCCGCTGCTCCCGGAGGGGTTCCTGGACACCGTCGCGGGATGCGGCATGGTCGTGCCGTGGAGCCCGCAGGAGCGCGTGCTGGCGCACGCTGCCACTGCGTGCTTCCTCACGCACTGCGGCTGGAACTCCACGCTAGAGACGGTGGCCGCCGGAGTGCCCGTGGTAGCATTCCCCCAATGGGGTGACCAGTGCACGGACGCCAAGTTCCTGGTGGACGAGCTCAGGATGGGCGTCCGTCTGCGCGCGCCGCTGCGGCGGGAGGCCCTGCGCGAGGCCGTGGACGCCGCCGTGGCGGGGCCAGAGGCTGACGCCATGCTGTCCAGAGCCAGGTCATGGAGCGCAGTGGCCCGGGGGGCCGTGGCGCCCGGCGGGTCATCGGACCGGCACGTCCAGGCGTTCGTCGACGAGGTTGTGCAGCGAGCGTGTGGAAGGCAACCAGACGAGGTTACGATGATGAGCGGGTAA